From bacterium, a single genomic window includes:
- a CDS encoding amidohydrolase family protein: MEPTRFAVKAERIIDGTGRPPIERGVLVVDGDRIAAVGREIDVRVPKDVEVIDCGAQTLLPGFVDAHSHASIVPGLGDQIGQLRQPPAPQILRAVQNLRTDLRSGVTTMRVVGEEHFIDVDLRETIAAGRLPGPRLLVATRPITARNGHGAALTFSDGEDEIRRHIRENVAGGADLIKLFMTGGVSSKGTAARWYAYTPHEVQVAVDEAHRNGKPVAVHAHGGPGVAICIDAGVDTIEHGKLCDLEDFVAMRKRGTWLVTNNAVSGHPDGIERGDAHVPSIMAKLKESRETSRQTFRFVLESGVKWALGTDSMHGLMWWEIAQVVAWGAEPHDAILAATRRAAEAIGMGSEVGSLEPGKLADMISVDGDPLDDIRCLERVGMIIQGGRRCDTLSMR, from the coding sequence ATGGAACCCACACGCTTCGCGGTCAAGGCCGAGCGCATCATCGACGGGACCGGACGTCCTCCGATCGAGCGCGGCGTCCTGGTGGTCGACGGCGACCGCATCGCGGCGGTGGGCCGCGAGATCGACGTGCGGGTCCCAAAGGACGTGGAGGTCATCGACTGCGGGGCGCAGACCCTCCTGCCGGGGTTCGTCGATGCGCACTCGCATGCGTCGATCGTTCCCGGCCTCGGAGACCAGATCGGTCAGCTCCGGCAGCCCCCGGCGCCCCAAATCTTACGCGCGGTCCAGAACCTCCGCACCGACCTCCGCTCGGGCGTGACCACGATGCGGGTGGTGGGGGAGGAGCACTTCATCGACGTGGACCTCCGTGAGACGATCGCCGCGGGCCGCCTGCCCGGGCCCCGGCTGCTCGTCGCCACCCGGCCGATCACCGCTCGCAACGGGCACGGCGCGGCGCTCACCTTCTCCGACGGGGAAGACGAGATCCGCAGGCACATTCGGGAGAACGTGGCCGGGGGCGCAGACTTGATCAAGCTGTTCATGACCGGGGGCGTCTCCAGCAAAGGCACGGCCGCCCGGTGGTATGCCTACACTCCCCACGAGGTCCAGGTGGCCGTGGACGAGGCGCACCGGAACGGGAAGCCCGTCGCCGTTCACGCGCACGGCGGCCCGGGCGTGGCGATTTGCATCGACGCCGGCGTCGACACGATCGAGCACGGCAAGTTGTGCGATCTTGAGGACTTCGTCGCGATGCGCAAACGCGGCACATGGCTGGTGACGAACAACGCCGTCAGCGGGCATCCCGACGGCATCGAGCGGGGCGACGCGCACGTGCCGTCCATCATGGCCAAGCTCAAGGAGTCCAGGGAAACGTCGCGCCAGACATTCCGGTTTGTTCTCGAGAGCGGGGTCAAGTGGGCCCTCGGGACCGATTCGATGCACGGCCTCATGTGGTGGGAGATCGCCCAGGTCGTCGCGTGGGGCGCGGAACCGCACGACGCCATCTTGGCGGCCACCCGGCGCGCCGCCGAGGCCATCGGCATGGGGAGCGAGGTCGGCAGCCTCGAACCCGGCAAGCTGGCGGACATGATCAGCGTCGACGGCGATCCCCTGGACGACATCAGGTGTCTCGAGCGGGTGGGGATGATCATTCAAGGGGGGCGGCGCTGCGACACGCTGAGTATGCGATGA
- a CDS encoding mandelate racemase/muconate lactonizing enzyme family protein codes for MRIASAEARCYRVPLPAPWGSATHRITHHELIVTRLATDEQHDGVGWSYTVGTGGTGVAALLSDYLLPRLAGMDPAPIERIWQDLWKATHDVGGGIARLALASLDIALWDLRARAVGQPLCTVLGGTPAPVPAYGSGVNLHLALPDLLAQVERWQSRGYAAFKIKVGHDDPEQDVERVRAVREAIGPRARLMVDANQKWTAAEAAQRVRTLEPFDPFWIEEPVIADDVPGNAWVNAHVRPPVALGENVHSTYQFAGYLRENAVDIVQPDVARVGGITEWMKIAHLAQAFNRPVSAHLVVEISAHLHCAVPNALILEDVDDGSLTDLGVLREPIRAERGAFTPPAVPGHGVRFDWNALRRWEVTPGAVAASAAS; via the coding sequence ATGAGGATCGCGTCGGCCGAGGCCCGCTGCTACCGGGTGCCGCTCCCCGCCCCGTGGGGGAGCGCCACCCACCGCATCACGCACCACGAACTGATCGTGACGCGCCTCGCCACCGACGAGCAGCACGACGGCGTCGGCTGGTCCTACACGGTCGGCACCGGCGGCACGGGCGTCGCGGCTCTGCTCTCCGACTACCTGCTTCCCCGGCTGGCCGGGATGGACCCCGCCCCGATCGAGCGTATCTGGCAGGACCTCTGGAAGGCCACGCACGACGTGGGCGGTGGGATCGCCCGGCTCGCGCTCGCGTCGCTGGATATCGCGCTGTGGGATCTTCGGGCCAGGGCCGTGGGGCAGCCGTTGTGCACGGTGCTCGGCGGCACCCCAGCCCCGGTGCCCGCGTACGGCAGCGGCGTCAACCTTCACCTGGCCCTGCCGGACCTTCTCGCGCAGGTCGAACGATGGCAGAGCCGAGGGTACGCGGCGTTCAAGATCAAAGTCGGCCACGACGATCCGGAGCAGGACGTCGAACGGGTTCGCGCCGTGCGTGAGGCGATCGGGCCCCGCGCCCGCCTCATGGTCGATGCCAATCAGAAGTGGACGGCCGCGGAGGCCGCGCAACGCGTCAGGACGCTGGAGCCGTTCGACCCGTTCTGGATCGAGGAACCGGTGATCGCCGACGACGTCCCGGGAAACGCGTGGGTCAACGCCCACGTCCGTCCGCCGGTCGCGCTCGGCGAGAACGTGCACTCGACGTACCAGTTTGCCGGCTACCTGCGCGAGAACGCGGTCGATATCGTCCAGCCGGACGTCGCCCGGGTCGGCGGCATTACCGAGTGGATGAAGATCGCGCACCTGGCGCAGGCGTTCAACCGTCCGGTGTCCGCCCACCTCGTCGTGGAGATCTCCGCGCACCTCCACTGTGCCGTTCCGAACGCGCTGATCCTCGAAGACGTGGACGATGGGAGCCTTACGGACCTGGGGGTCCTCCGAGAGCCGATCCGGGCGGAACGCGGGGCGTTCACGCCGCCCGCCGTTCCCGGGCACGGCGTTCGGTTCGACTGGAATGCGCTGCGGCGGTGGGAGGTCACCCCCGGGGCCGTGGCCGCCTCCGCCGCGTCGTGA
- a CDS encoding FumA C-terminus/TtdB family hydratase beta subunit — protein MAEIQMTPPLDEAGVRRLRVGDWVFLTGTVFGLRDATLIRIFDKGERPPVDLRGGVLLHTAPNVRRVGERYEAVSVGTTTSARMDRFTAGLLHEYGVRAIIGKGGLPAGSVRAMREYGGVYLSIVGGAAAWETTHLEEIEAVYWEDLMPECLWQFRFRDLGPLLVSIDSHGESAYARIAETARERLSGLIDKGAGGGAPSGGR, from the coding sequence ATGGCTGAGATCCAGATGACCCCGCCGCTCGACGAAGCGGGGGTCCGGCGCCTTCGGGTCGGGGATTGGGTATTCCTCACCGGGACCGTCTTCGGTCTGCGCGATGCGACCTTGATCCGGATCTTCGACAAAGGCGAGCGGCCCCCGGTGGACCTCCGCGGCGGCGTGCTCCTGCACACCGCTCCCAACGTCCGCAGGGTCGGCGAACGCTACGAGGCGGTCTCGGTCGGCACAACGACGAGCGCGCGCATGGACAGGTTCACGGCCGGCCTGCTGCACGAGTACGGCGTACGGGCGATCATCGGCAAGGGCGGCCTGCCGGCGGGGAGCGTCCGCGCGATGCGGGAATACGGCGGCGTGTATCTGAGCATCGTCGGGGGGGCCGCCGCGTGGGAGACGACGCACCTCGAGGAGATCGAGGCGGTTTACTGGGAAGACCTGATGCCCGAGTGCCTCTGGCAGTTCCGCTTCCGCGACCTCGGGCCCCTGCTCGTCTCGATCGACAGTCACGGCGAGAGCGCCTACGCGCGCATCGCGGAGACGGCGCGGGAACGGTTGTCCGGGTTGATCGACAAGGGCGCCGGCGGAGGAGCCCCATCCGGTGGCCGGTGA
- a CDS encoding ABC transporter permease subunit gives MNERAGTVPRWALTGKALTILLLLAAWEVLPRALHANPLLFPRATTVFSVWLDGLRSGELVIYAGRSLQVLLLGMGVGVAGAFVLAMIALFTRFGRDLLEVMASMFNPLPAIALFPLALLWFGLGINSMIFVLVHATIWPMALSVRTGFVTVPPTLVLVGRNLGFRGWPLAAAIYVPAALPSILTGLRIAWAFAWRTLIAAELVFGVIGGKGGLGWYIYQKRYYLETPAVFAGLATIVLIGLVVEHGIFRAAEERTIKRWGMSA, from the coding sequence ATGAATGAGCGGGCCGGGACGGTGCCGCGCTGGGCTCTCACGGGAAAGGCGCTGACCATTCTCCTCCTGCTCGCCGCCTGGGAGGTCCTCCCCCGCGCGCTCCATGCCAACCCCCTCCTTTTCCCCCGGGCCACGACGGTGTTCTCCGTGTGGCTGGACGGCCTCCGCAGCGGAGAGTTGGTGATCTACGCGGGGCGCTCGCTCCAGGTCCTGCTGCTCGGGATGGGGGTGGGCGTCGCGGGGGCGTTTGTGCTCGCCATGATCGCCCTGTTCACCCGGTTCGGGCGGGATCTCCTCGAGGTCATGGCGAGCATGTTCAACCCGCTCCCGGCGATCGCGCTGTTTCCGCTCGCGCTCCTCTGGTTTGGGCTCGGCATCAACTCGATGATCTTCGTGTTGGTGCACGCCACGATCTGGCCGATGGCGCTCAGCGTGCGGACCGGGTTCGTGACGGTGCCCCCGACGCTGGTGCTCGTCGGGCGCAACCTCGGCTTCCGCGGCTGGCCGCTCGCCGCCGCGATCTACGTTCCGGCGGCGCTCCCCTCGATCCTCACCGGCCTTCGGATCGCGTGGGCGTTCGCGTGGCGCACGCTCATCGCGGCAGAATTGGTCTTCGGCGTCATCGGCGGCAAAGGAGGACTCGGGTGGTACATCTATCAAAAGCGATATTATCTCGAGACCCCGGCCGTGTTTGCGGGGCTGGCGACGATCGTGCTGATCGGGCTCGTGGTCGAGCACGGCATCTTCCGGGCGGCTGAAGAGAGGACGATCAAACGATGGGGCATGAGCGCGTGA
- a CDS encoding fumarate hydratase, producing the protein MGHERVTPGDAGVSVATGFYGAVEETTKALYIGALKDVPADIRAALARAYERERSTVARQLLGIILRNVELADERDTLVCQDTGTPIYYIGVGTGLRVDGARVGDAIRRGTERATREYPLRSSVCHPVTRENPQTNTGYRIPAIHWEFVPNVDWVDILCIPKGSGSESMSFLKMLPPADGVAGVRRFVLESVVEAGANPCPPCIVGVGVGGSADLCVALAKRASIRPIGTRNPDPHLGALEDDLLAGINTLGIGPQGLGGDTTALAVHIEHAYTHITHNPVAVNMQCWRGLRATARIHADGRAEFGPAGSRHHG; encoded by the coding sequence ATGGGGCATGAGCGCGTGACGCCGGGGGACGCCGGCGTGTCCGTGGCGACCGGGTTCTACGGCGCGGTCGAGGAAACGACGAAGGCGCTGTACATCGGCGCCCTGAAGGATGTCCCGGCCGATATCCGCGCGGCGCTCGCGCGCGCCTACGAGCGGGAACGGTCGACCGTAGCCCGCCAGCTCCTCGGCATCATCCTCCGGAACGTCGAGCTCGCCGACGAGCGGGACACGCTCGTCTGCCAGGACACGGGGACCCCGATCTACTACATCGGCGTGGGCACGGGCCTTCGCGTCGACGGGGCCAGGGTGGGGGACGCGATCCGGCGGGGCACCGAGAGGGCCACGCGCGAGTACCCGCTCAGGTCCAGCGTGTGCCACCCGGTCACGCGCGAAAACCCGCAGACCAACACCGGCTACCGGATTCCGGCGATCCACTGGGAGTTCGTGCCGAACGTGGACTGGGTGGACATCCTCTGCATCCCCAAGGGATCGGGATCGGAGAGCATGAGCTTCCTAAAGATGCTCCCCCCCGCGGACGGCGTGGCGGGAGTCCGGCGGTTCGTATTGGAGAGCGTGGTCGAGGCCGGCGCCAATCCCTGCCCGCCGTGCATCGTCGGCGTCGGGGTGGGCGGATCCGCGGACCTCTGCGTGGCGCTGGCGAAGCGCGCGTCGATCCGGCCGATCGGCACCCGGAACCCGGACCCTCACCTGGGCGCGCTCGAGGACGATCTGCTCGCCGGCATCAACACGCTCGGGATCGGCCCCCAGGGGCTCGGCGGCGACACCACCGCGCTCGCCGTGCACATCGAGCACGCGTACACGCACATCACGCACAACCCCGTGGCCGTAAACATGCAGTGCTGGCGCGGCCTGCGGGCCACGGCGCGGATTCACGCGGACGGCCGGGCAGAGTTCGGCCCCGCCGGCAGCCGGCATCATGGCTGA
- a CDS encoding VIT1/CCC1 transporter family protein, giving the protein MRSEATVARLLSAWRGEVEARAVYDALAARESDRQRAAILRRMAEGEGRHRARIEARLRELGVAIPDPASVRLSRWTRLQVRFAPVDKVLAWREAMEDQETDDTYARPTGDAETDTLFAQLRKDERSHALAVEDMRSGTPAAAPGEDPQGRLRRILGRETWHKTGSSWISGAVYGANDGLAAVFGIVAGVSGATGGSSFVLTAGLAGAVASALSMAVGAYLAERSTSEVAAANIAGERKELEEHPEEEQEELSLFYQLKGLNKAQADELAERLGSHPDAMLQALVGEELGGVSTGGNPVQAAIAAGLSTGIGALIPVLPFFWIGGTAGVIWAAVVSLIAHFLVGAAKSLFTLRSWWSSGLEMTLAGIIVGGATYILGLLFKVAG; this is encoded by the coding sequence TTGCGGTCTGAGGCCACCGTCGCGCGGCTCCTCTCAGCGTGGCGGGGCGAGGTGGAAGCCCGGGCGGTCTACGACGCGCTGGCCGCGCGCGAATCCGATCGACAGCGGGCCGCGATCTTGCGGCGCATGGCCGAGGGCGAAGGCCGGCATCGCGCGCGGATCGAGGCTCGCCTCCGCGAGCTCGGCGTTGCGATTCCCGACCCCGCCTCCGTGCGGCTGTCGCGGTGGACGCGGCTGCAGGTCAGGTTTGCCCCTGTCGACAAAGTGCTCGCCTGGCGGGAAGCCATGGAGGACCAGGAGACCGACGACACATACGCGCGTCCGACCGGCGACGCAGAGACAGACACGCTGTTTGCGCAGCTGCGGAAGGACGAACGATCCCACGCGCTCGCGGTCGAGGACATGCGGTCAGGGACGCCCGCCGCGGCGCCGGGCGAGGATCCGCAAGGCCGGCTGAGGCGGATCCTGGGCCGGGAGACCTGGCACAAAACCGGCTCGAGTTGGATCTCGGGGGCGGTCTACGGCGCGAACGACGGACTCGCCGCGGTCTTTGGCATCGTCGCGGGTGTCTCTGGGGCCACGGGGGGGTCGAGCTTCGTGCTGACCGCGGGCCTGGCCGGCGCGGTCGCATCGGCGCTGTCGATGGCCGTCGGCGCGTACCTCGCGGAGCGATCGACGTCGGAGGTGGCCGCCGCCAATATCGCCGGCGAGCGCAAAGAGCTCGAAGAGCACCCCGAGGAGGAACAGGAGGAGCTGTCGCTTTTTTACCAGCTCAAGGGACTCAACAAGGCCCAGGCGGACGAGCTCGCAGAGCGGCTGGGCAGCCATCCCGATGCCATGCTGCAGGCGCTGGTCGGAGAAGAACTCGGGGGGGTCAGCACGGGGGGCAACCCCGTTCAGGCGGCGATCGCCGCGGGCCTCAGCACCGGCATCGGCGCGCTCATCCCGGTGCTGCCGTTCTTCTGGATCGGGGGAACCGCCGGCGTGATTTGGGCGGCCGTGGTCTCCCTCATCGCGCACTTTCTCGTCGGGGCCGCCAAATCGCTGTTCACGCTGCGGAGCTGGTGGTCGTCGGGGCTGGAGATGACGCTGGCCGGTATCATTGTGGGGGGCGCGACCTACATCCTGGGGCTGTTGTTCAAAGTCGCAGGCTAG
- a CDS encoding ABC transporter ATP-binding protein, with amino-acid sequence MAVSDPLIDARGVSIEFHTGGRAVRAVEDVSFQVRAGEKFVLLGPSGCGKSSLLKAVAGFVLPTAGSMRFKGTATRGPGIDRILVFQEFDQLLPWKTVTGNVRFGLGASARFSREEVRSRAAQYIQMVGLGGFEDAYPHTLSGGMKQRVALARSLALDPEVLLMDEPFGSLDALTRLRMQGELNRIWRETRKTILFVTHSIQEAMQIGHRIMVMTTRPGRVAAILDNPTVDIGPDGPGFLPLQLRIRTLLGVGGGEGGRDE; translated from the coding sequence GTGGCGGTGAGCGACCCGCTGATCGACGCCCGCGGGGTGTCGATCGAGTTCCACACGGGCGGGCGCGCCGTGCGGGCCGTGGAGGACGTCTCGTTCCAGGTCCGCGCCGGCGAAAAGTTTGTGCTGCTCGGTCCCTCGGGATGTGGAAAATCCTCGCTGCTCAAGGCCGTGGCCGGGTTTGTCCTGCCGACGGCCGGATCCATGCGGTTCAAGGGGACGGCGACCCGCGGCCCCGGGATCGACCGAATCCTCGTGTTCCAGGAGTTCGACCAGCTGCTTCCATGGAAGACGGTGACCGGGAATGTCCGGTTTGGGTTGGGGGCGTCCGCGCGGTTCTCGCGAGAGGAAGTGCGTTCCCGGGCCGCCCAGTACATTCAGATGGTCGGGCTCGGCGGCTTCGAGGACGCCTATCCTCACACGCTGTCGGGCGGCATGAAACAGCGGGTCGCGCTGGCCCGTTCCCTAGCCCTCGATCCAGAAGTCCTGCTGATGGATGAGCCGTTCGGGAGCCTCGACGCGCTGACCCGCCTTCGGATGCAGGGAGAGCTGAACCGGATCTGGCGCGAGACGCGAAAGACCATCCTGTTTGTGACCCACAGCATTCAAGAAGCGATGCAGATCGGGCACCGCATCATGGTGATGACCACACGACCGGGCCGGGTGGCGGCGATCCTCGATAACCCCACGGTCGATATAGGGCCGGACGGCCCCGGGTTTCTCCCGCTCCAACTCCGCATCCGGACGCTGCTTGGGGTTGGGGGCGGGGAGGGTGGCCGCGATGAATGA
- a CDS encoding ABC transporter substrate-binding protein: protein MKRGSGLGLIALAIMAGLTLLPAERLPAQPQRVLRIATQPGIGYGQLIVMQNLQMLEKRVPGLRVEWLKLTSGPVIRDAMLAGQVDVGSGGVAPFIIAWDRGVTWKIISAINEMPLYLNTYRPEIKTVRDFKPTDKIAMPAVGSIQHVVLQMAADKDLGAPTAFDSLVVSMAHPDGMFALLSKREITAHLTSPPYQYLELQTSGIHKIFDSYQIVGGPHTFNMVWAMDDFPKKHPDEYRALLRSLEDATAFLTEHRDEAAKILAEAEKTEIGFMRAVLRNPEIRYTMTPHRLMQFVGFLKKIGTTKRVPSSWKELTFDEIHRLPGD, encoded by the coding sequence GTGAAGCGAGGATCTGGTCTGGGCCTCATCGCGCTGGCCATCATGGCGGGCCTGACGCTGCTCCCCGCCGAGCGTCTGCCGGCGCAGCCCCAGCGGGTGCTCCGAATCGCCACGCAGCCCGGCATCGGCTACGGTCAACTGATCGTGATGCAGAACCTCCAAATGCTTGAGAAGCGTGTCCCGGGGCTCCGGGTGGAGTGGCTCAAGCTGACGTCCGGCCCGGTCATCCGTGATGCCATGCTGGCCGGGCAGGTCGACGTCGGAAGCGGAGGGGTCGCGCCGTTCATCATCGCCTGGGACCGCGGGGTGACGTGGAAGATCATCTCCGCGATCAATGAGATGCCGCTCTACTTGAATACGTACCGGCCGGAGATCAAGACCGTCCGCGATTTCAAGCCAACCGACAAGATCGCGATGCCCGCGGTCGGAAGCATCCAACACGTGGTGCTGCAGATGGCCGCCGATAAGGACCTGGGCGCGCCGACCGCGTTCGACAGCCTCGTCGTCTCGATGGCCCACCCCGATGGGATGTTTGCGCTCCTCTCGAAGCGGGAGATCACGGCCCACCTGACCTCGCCGCCGTACCAGTACCTGGAACTGCAGACGTCGGGGATCCACAAGATCTTCGACAGCTACCAGATCGTGGGAGGTCCCCACACCTTTAACATGGTGTGGGCGATGGACGACTTCCCGAAGAAACACCCAGACGAGTACCGGGCCCTCCTCCGTTCCCTCGAGGACGCCACCGCGTTCCTCACGGAGCACCGGGACGAGGCGGCGAAGATCCTCGCCGAAGCCGAGAAAACGGAGATCGGGTTCATGCGGGCCGTGCTCAGGAATCCGGAGATTCGGTACACCATGACACCCCATCGGTTGATGCAGTTCGTGGGGTTCTTGAAAAAGATCGGGACCACGAAGCGGGTGCCATCCTCGTGGAAGGAGCTCACCTTCGACGAGATTCACCGGCTGCCGGGCGACTAG
- a CDS encoding MBL fold metallo-hydrolase, with translation MMQVTCYGAARTVTGSMHFVEAQDTRLLLDCGLFQGRRAESLEINAHFPFSPSSVGAVVLSHAHLDHCGNLPTLVQQGFAGRIYCTPATRDLTGLILRDSAKVQHQDAVFLNKQPERRGAPPVKPLYTADEVESALQHVTAVPYDQPFPVGGARVTFFDAGHILGSAAVTVEAGGRILGFTGDQGRPGAPILRDPELLPAVDVLLMESTYGDRLHPPYAEGERKLAQVVRDTVSGGGTVLIPSFAVGRAQDLVYSLARLRESGQVPSVDSFVDSPMAVDATQIFRQHPECFDDETRAQLDHQDPFGFKELTYVRSVEDSKALNAIGGSFLVIATSGMCESGRILHHLRHHIDDPKSILLIVGFQAVNTLGRRLADGVSPVHILGESHDVRLRVAVLPSFSAHADRDELLGWVQRLPRVGRIYCVHGEEAQSAALAGHLAARGFAAEVATRGQAIAV, from the coding sequence ATGATGCAGGTCACCTGCTACGGGGCGGCCCGCACCGTCACTGGGTCGATGCACTTCGTCGAGGCTCAGGACACGCGCCTGCTGCTGGACTGCGGGCTCTTTCAGGGACGGCGGGCCGAGTCATTGGAGATCAACGCACACTTTCCGTTTTCCCCGTCGAGCGTCGGCGCCGTCGTGCTCTCGCACGCCCACCTCGATCATTGCGGCAACCTGCCCACGCTGGTCCAGCAGGGGTTCGCCGGCCGGATCTACTGCACGCCGGCCACGCGCGACCTGACCGGATTGATCCTCCGGGACAGCGCGAAGGTGCAGCATCAGGACGCCGTCTTCCTCAACAAGCAGCCGGAGCGCCGGGGGGCGCCTCCGGTGAAGCCGTTGTACACCGCGGACGAGGTCGAGTCCGCCCTGCAGCACGTGACGGCGGTCCCGTACGATCAACCGTTTCCGGTCGGGGGTGCCCGCGTCACCTTCTTCGATGCCGGCCACATTCTCGGGTCCGCGGCAGTGACCGTCGAGGCAGGAGGTCGAATCCTCGGATTCACGGGCGATCAGGGCCGGCCCGGCGCCCCGATCCTCCGCGATCCGGAGCTGCTCCCGGCCGTCGACGTCCTCTTGATGGAGTCCACGTACGGAGACCGCCTGCATCCACCGTACGCGGAGGGCGAGCGGAAGCTGGCGCAGGTGGTGCGCGACACCGTCTCGGGCGGGGGCACGGTGCTGATTCCGTCGTTCGCGGTGGGGCGCGCCCAGGATCTCGTGTATTCGCTGGCGCGCCTGCGTGAATCCGGGCAGGTGCCCTCCGTCGACTCGTTTGTGGATAGCCCCATGGCCGTCGACGCGACCCAGATCTTCCGGCAGCATCCCGAGTGCTTCGATGACGAGACCCGGGCGCAGCTCGATCACCAGGATCCGTTCGGGTTCAAAGAACTCACGTACGTGCGGTCCGTCGAGGACTCCAAGGCCCTCAACGCCATCGGCGGTTCGTTTCTCGTCATCGCCACGTCCGGGATGTGCGAATCCGGCCGGATCCTGCACCATCTGCGCCACCACATCGACGATCCAAAATCCATCCTCCTCATCGTTGGCTTTCAGGCGGTCAACACACTCGGCCGCCGGCTCGCCGACGGGGTCTCGCCCGTCCACATTCTTGGCGAGTCGCACGATGTGCGCCTGCGCGTGGCCGTCCTGCCGTCGTTCAGCGCGCACGCGGATCGGGACGAGCTGCTCGGGTGGGTGCAGCGGCTGCCGCGGGTCGGAAGGATCTACTGCGTGCACGGCGAGGAAGCCCAGTCGGCCGCCCTGGCCGGCCATTTGGCCGCGCGCGGGTTCGCGGCCGAGGTCGCCACGCGGGGACAGGCCATTGCGGTCTGA
- a CDS encoding OsmC family protein — protein MAALRKIRLDALEFAIRGYFDRRGGRLPGMPNRGFDEIRYEIRIESPEPPQRVKELVEEAERHCYVLSTLARAAKISARALLNGALLMEMEHTPE, from the coding sequence GTGGCGGCCCTCAGAAAGATCCGGCTCGACGCGTTGGAGTTTGCGATCCGCGGGTACTTCGACCGGCGGGGCGGCCGCCTCCCGGGGATGCCCAACCGCGGGTTCGACGAGATCCGCTATGAGATCCGCATCGAAAGTCCCGAGCCGCCCCAGCGCGTCAAGGAGCTCGTCGAGGAGGCTGAGCGTCATTGCTACGTGCTCAGCACGCTGGCGCGGGCGGCGAAGATCAGCGCGCGCGCGCTCCTGAACGGCGCGCTCCTCATGGAGATGGAACACACCCCCGAGTAG